Below is a genomic region from Telmatobacter sp. DSM 110680.
TGCATGGGACGAGCGAATTGTGCCGAATGGGTGTCTTTATGCGTAAATCCACAGAGAGAAAGAGGGGCAGGCTTTGGCCTGCTCCTCTTTCCTGTGTGGAACAAAGAAATTTGATCGTCTTTGAATCCCCACCCAGACAGACTCGAAAAATCAGCGTTCGGCAATCTGCGAAAGTTCAGACCCGGCAAGCAGGAATGCACCCACGCCATAGACATAGCTTGAAGATGGTTTGAATTTACCGGGCTCGCCGCCGATGGGCTGAATCGAACCTAACCTTCCATCCGCGTATACATGCGTCAGCATTCCTTGCCACGACTTTTTTACGATGGGCAGATACTTTCTGCGATCAAGAAACTTGTGGTGAATTCCCCAGGCCAGGGCGTAAGTAAAAAAGCCTGACCCGGAGATCTCCGGATTGGGATAAGACCCTGGATCAAGCAGGCTGGCGCGCCAAAGCCCATCTGCTTGTTGCAAGCCGGCAATGCGCTCTGCCATGTCTCTGAATTGTTTTTCATATCTGGCACGCTCGGGGTAATCCGCAGGCATGCGTTCGAGCACCATCGCCAGCCCCGCAAGAACCCATCCGTTGCCGCGCGACCAGAAGACCTTCTGGCCATTGGCTTCGCGCATCGTAAGAAAACGGTCGTCGCGGAAGTAGAGATGCTCGGCGGGATCGTAAAGTGCGCCCGATGTAATCCACCACTCGCGATTCATAAAGTCGAGATAGCGATGATCGCCAGTGGCGACGGATAACTGTGCGAGAACGGGAGGAGCCATATAAAGCGCGTCGCACCACCACCATAAATTTTTCTTCGGATCATCAGGCCGTGCGAGCAGTTTGTCCAGACCTTCACGCGTCGCGACAATCTCCTCCGGCTTCTGATCGCCGGAATACAGCGTGAGGTAGGTCAGCCCGATGGCTTCGTCGTCTGCGTGAGCGAAGCGCGGGCCGAATTCCCAGTGATTCTCCCGGGCAACCTGGAAAACGCGGTCGCGGTAAGCGTCGTCGCCAGTGCTTTTGGATGCAGCAAGGAGCCCGTCATAGAGCGCGGCAAACGTCCACCCGATGTTGTACCGCCCCTCGGAGTGCTGTAACTGCCAATCGGCAACCTTCGTCATCGCCTTGAGGATTGCCGCACGTTTCAGACTCGGATCCAAGTTGGTAGCAAGCGGCCCAGGATTGTCCGGTTCGTCGCCAGCGGCTGCTCGTTCATCAAGGACAGTCGGATTATTTTGTGCGACCGATCGCATGCTGAATGAAGCGACGATCGCCAGAAGTGAGAACGCAAAAAGATACTTTTTCATTCAACCTGCCCGAGGAATATCCCTCAAAGTAGTGTATCGAGTCATCGGACCGATCAGCATCCAATCGAAAAGTGGTTGGCGTAAAGCCATGGGTGACGATAACTTTATCGAGGAAGTCGCAGTCCTATCTTGAACTGAGGAACTCGAAACTTTATTGTTCGGGATATCTTGACGCCAGTGTGCGAGGGCTATCAATGACCGGGCCAGCATCGGAGGAAATTCGGCGATGACGCGAATCCATCTTGGTGCGTTGGTTTGGCTCGTAGCAGCGTGTGGCGCGCTTGACCTCCATGCGGCGCGGCTTCGCTCCCCATGGGACCTGAGTGATGTGAAGCTTACGGATGCAAGCTATGCATGTCCGGAGCCGGCGCACCTGTCTCCCGATCTCGCCACGGATGGTTTCTATTCCGATCGCAAATCTTCCATCATCGACCCTGCGAAAATGAAGGCTTACGCTGCGTCATCGGGACCGTACAAAAGATTAGGCGATGAGGCGGTCAATGCTGCGGACGCTTATCGTACTACCGGCAGTCGTGCAGCGGCACAGTGCGTTCTCAATTTGTTAAGCACGGCCGCCGCCGATGGTGTCTTCACCGGAAAAATGTCGTCGCGCCAGGCGTATTACGTGCAAGGGTGGGTTATCGGCGCAGCTGCAATCGCATACCTAAAGATTAGGGATAGCGGCGTCGTTCAGCCACAGTCGCATGCGGCGCTGGCCGCGTGGATGAAGTCAGTTGCCCGGCAAACGATAGATTTCTATGCCGCAGCCAAGCCCAGCGGAGAAGCTGGCAACAATCATCTTTATTGGGCGGGGGTTGAGATAGCTGCGATAGCCATTGCGACCGACGATCGCAATCTCTTCGACTGGGCGGTTGCAACGTACAAGAATGGCGTGCAGCAGATTACCCCGGATGGCAATCTTCCGTTAGAGATGCGTCGTGGCCAGCGAGCGTTGCACTACCACCTCTACGCGATCGCTCCACTGGTCTATCTCGCCGAATTCGGGAAGGACAACGGGATAGATCTTTTCGGAGAGAATGACTTTGCGCTCAAGCGGCTGGTTGACCGATCCATCGCGGGCCTGAACGGAAGTGGCTACTTCGATCAGCAATCTGACGTACCGCAAGATACGCCGAAGGGGCCACCGACGGCGGAAGAGATCAGTTGGGCCCGGATTTATGTTCATCACTTTCCCGATCCTGTAATTTCGAATCTCCTCGCCGAGGCGACTTCGCTTTCCTACATGTATCTCGGTGGGTTGCCGCCCTATTGAAAAAGATCTCGAACTCTTCTTCACATGCATGCGTTTGATCACGAGGGTTGAACGAAACGGATCCCCCATCGGGTCAACATGCGAGGTACTACGGTACGAAAGAGTAACCCTCAGACCACGTCAACCGTGTACCCGAGCATCATAGGGTTATGGATTTTTGCACCCTGCCTATGAGGAGTTCCCTATGAGTTCCCAGCAATCCCCCGCAACGCCCATGGATCGACGTCAATTTGCCGCCATGATTTCGGCCGTCGGGCTGTCGTCGCCTGAGTCCGTCTTTGGGCAACACGGAGTCGAAGAACCGGAGACTATTCAGCTATCGCGCAACGGCTGGGTGCCAAATAACGATCGCCTACCGGTTCTTATCTACCGCGACGTTCTCGACGTATCGGGGTCCGACCCGGCTTCAAAATTCGAGCAGGCGTTTTTACGCAACGGATGGCCTCCTCAATGGCGCAACGGAATTTATGACTTTCATCACTACCACTCCACTGCACATGAAGTACTGGGCATCGCGGGTGGGCAGGGACGCATCATCCTCGGTGGTCCTGGTGGACACGAACTCACTTTGAATGCAGGCGACATTCTTGTATTGCCCGCGGGTACCGGTCATTGCAAGCTTGCCTGTTCACCGGAGTTTCTCGTGGTGGGCGCCTATCCTCCTCGTCAATCGTGGGATATTTGCCGGAGCGCCCCATCGCAAGTTGAACGCAATCGAATCCGCACATTATCATTTCCGGTTTCCGATCCGTTCACTGGTTCCCGGGGCGCGCTGACCAGGCTCTGGCACTTGCCTCCGCCCGAAGACCCTGCATAACGACCTGCGAGATCGCTAAGATGTTCTTGATATGCCGGAGCACAGCGCTGGCAAGTTGATCTTATGGTTGTTTGATTCCCGCGAAGGTTCTCGAGGTAGATTGCTGCCTCGGTGGTTCTTTCTGCGCGCTCTGGCGGCCATCTATTTTTCAGCTTTCTATTCTCTGCTGTTTCAGATCGAGGGGTTGATCGGCCCGCATGGTATATTTCCGGCGCACGATTACCTTGCCGCTGTCGAACAGCAATATCCATCGGCGAAGCTGTGGTTCGCACCGACAGTATTTTGGCTGAACTCGAGTTCGCAAGCCCTCATGCTGATCACGTGGATTGGGTTGCTGGCATCCATCGTGGCGTTCGTGAATCTGTGGCCCCGGCTCAGCCTTTTCATCTGCTTCGTTTGCTTTCTCTCGTTTGTTTCCGCGGCTGGTGAATTCTCAAATTATCAATCCGACGGAATGCTTCTGGAAGCTGGCTTCATCGCACTGTTCTTCGTGCCGCGTGGCCTAATGCCCGGGCTCGGGGCCCCTTTTCCTCCATCGCGTGCCAGCCTGTTTCTCCTGCAGTGGGAGTGGTTTCGCATCTATTTCGAATCCGGCATGGTGAAGCTCGTCAGCGGCGATCGCCAGTGGCGCACCCTAACCGCGATGGACGAGTACTACCAGAACGGCCCGCTGCCCACCTGGATCGGCTGGTACCTTGAGCATCTGCCGCATTGGTTTCACGCGGCCAGTGCCGCCGGAACGCTGATCCTCGAGCTTGCGCTGGTGTGGATGCTCTTTCTGCCTCGCCGCGGGCGTATTCTCTGTTTCTTCATCGTGACGCCCTGGGAGATCGGCGTCATTTTGACGGCCAACTACACCTTCCTCAATTACCTGGTGCTGTCGCTGGGAATTCTGTTGTTGGATGACGGATTTCTCGCTCGCTTCGTACCGACGCGATATCGTACTGCGATGGCTTCGAGTACCGTTCCTGAGACGAAGCGCGCAACGGAAGGAGAATCAGCGGATCAGGATAGAGTTATCGACCATCCCGATCGACTTGTTTTTCCCCGCTTCCTCAGAGGCTATCCGAGTGCTGTGAGCCTTGCACTCAGTGCCCTGATGCTCCTATGGATCTTCTATAACACCACCGTGGAAATGATCGGAATTCCTTCTCGCAATCTTCCTTTTCCCATGTGGCCGATCGCAGCGCTCGAGCCGTTTCGCATTGCCAACCAGTACGGACTGTTTGCGGTGATGACGAACGGCCGATATGAAATTGAATTTCAAGGCTCGAACGACGGCCAGAATTGGACAGCCTATCCTTTCAGCAACAAACCGCAGGCGCTGGACGAGGCCCCACGGATTTATGCGCCTTATCAGCCGCGCTTCGACTGGAATCTCTGGTTTGCATCTCTTGGAGAGTGGCGCCAGGACGAACTGGTTCCTGTCACTGAACAGCGGCTGCTCGAGAATGATAAAGATGTGCTCACGCTCTTTCGCGGAAATCCTTTCTCGCAAGCGCCTCCACGTTATGTGCGCGCCGTGCTCTGGCAATATTGGTTCACCAGCCGCGCAGAGAAACGCGATACAGGAAACTGGTGGCGGCGGAAATATCTTGGGCAATATGCGCCGGAACTCACGAAAACGCTGGACGGCCATACCGCGATTGTTCAATGGCCCGATGATCTTCCAATGCACGACTGATCTGGGACAATGAGGATATGAAGCGCGCTTACGTCATCGGCTCCGGACCCAATGGCCTTTCCGCTGCCATCGTGCTGGCGCAAGCGGGCGTTGATGTCGAAGTCTTCGAAGCGGAGGCTGTTCCTGGAGGCGGCGCGCGCACTCTGCCATTAACGCTGCCTGGATTCGAGCACGACTTTGGGTCGGCTGTGCATCCCATGGCGGCAGGTTCACCTTTCTTTTCATCGCTCCCGCTTGGAGAGCATTCGCTTAAGTGGATTCACGGCGAAGCACCTTTGGCGCATCCGCTTGAGGACGGATCTGCCGTAATGCTGGAGCAAGATCTTGCCGACCAGGACAGGGAATTCGGATCCGACGCCCAGGCGTGGCGAAACCTGGTTGAGCCCCTGGTTGATCACTGGGAGCAGTTTGCCCAGGATGCACTCGGACCTGCTCTCAGCATTCCACGGCATCCCTTGTTGATGGCGCGGTTCGGCCTGTCGGCGTTTCAGCCGGCGCGTCGCATTGCCATGCGTCATTTTTCGAATTCGCGAACTCGCGCTCTGTTTGCGGGTCTCGCGGGGCACTCGTTTCTGAGCTTCGATCAGATGTTGAGTTCTGCCGCTGGTCTGGTGCTAGGTGCGGCTGCGCATCGCTTCGGTTGGCCGGTCGCCCGCGGAGGATCCCAAAGCATCACGAACGCGCTTATCGGCTGCCTGCAAAGCCTCGGAGGAAAGCTTCACACTTCGCGTCGCATTGGAGCGGAGGAGTTTCGCGAATGGAACCAATCGGATCTGGCAACACTGTTTGATACTTCGCCGCGGCAACTTGCCGCGATTGCTGGAGAGTGTCTTACGCCTAGTTTTCGTGGCCTGATGGAACGCTCTAAGCCGGGCCCCGGTGTCTTTAAGATCGACTACGCGCTATCCGAACGCGTGCCGTGGAAAGCGGCGGAGTGCCGACGTGCAATCACTGTCCACCTCGGTGGATCGTACGAAGAGATCGCCGCATCGGAAGAAGCAGTCTCGAAGGCCCTGCTTCCAGAGCGCCCGTTTGTGCTGGCCGCACAGCCATCCCTTTTTGACTCGACGCGCGCTCCGCAGGGGAAACATACGTTCTGGGCTTATTGTCACGTTCCCAACGGCTCCACTGTCGACATGACCGATCGGATCGAAGCGCAGATTGAGCGTTTTGCACCTTGCTTTCGCGATTGCGTTCTGGCACGCCACGTGTCTTCCCCGGCAACCCTCGAGCGGATGAATGCCAACTTGATGGGCGGCGACATCAGCGGCGGAGAGATGACAATGCGGCGGTTCCTGATGCGACCTACCATGTTGACCTATGAAACCAGCGCGCCCAATCTCTTCCTATGTTCTTCCTCCACACCTCCCGGGGGTGGCGTTCATGGAATGTGTGGCTTTCGCGCTGCCAAGGTCGTGCTGCACCGTTCGCGTTTCTTTTAATGTCAGTTCGCGTCGCGCTTACACCAGTTGTGCTGGCGCAATGTACCGCAGCATAAAAGCGCCGGAGCATGCAGGCGCCGGCGCTTCTTCTGTTCTTCCGTTTTTCCGTTTTACTTAATTTCCACTTCGTCGATCTGGAACTGGAATTTCCCCGGCTCCATGACGCGAATGAATCCGATTCCGCTCAAATCGCTTCCGTCCGTATCGAAGGTTGAGAAAGGAAATGTGTACTGCTTCCACTCCGGCCCGGCAGGGAAGGTTGTCATGGCTGGAGCTTCGCCATTCTGACCATTGCGCGCTTCCGTCAAGACCAGCAGTGTGTAGGTGTTGCCATCTCCTTTGGCCCAGAAGCTGATGCCGCTTTTCTTCGACAGATTTGCAGGCTTCATGGGCGCGGCTCCCGGTGAGAAGAGCGCACCTGCGAAGAGGAACGCGCCTCCCGGGACCACTTCGCCCGTGACCTGCAAAGCTCCCTTGGTGTTGGCTGCGCCTGGTTCAACTACGTCCAGTTTCGAGTTGGATTTACCGCCGTTCATGGTGTCGTTCGCCGGAATCCACATGCCGTAAGCCGCCTTGACCTTTCCTTCATCAAAGTTGCTCACCATGTTTGCCTCAGATCCCGCGGGGACTTGCGCGGTTGCGGCCGGCTTTCCAGTCTCGCCGTTGACACCCGTAACGGTTAGCTTGACGGCGCTCGTCTTGTCTGAACTCGGGCCAACCATCATGTCGAAGACGCCAGGTTCAACCACGCGATGCATGTCGATATTCCAAATTGAAAGCGTCTCCGGAGTGACGGTGAATGTGACAGTTCGCTTCTCGCCGGGTTTTAAAGTAATGCGCTCGAAACCTTTCAGTTGCATCACTGGCTGTGTAACCGAAGCAACGCGCTGATGAATATAGAACTCTGGAACCTCATCTCCTTCGCGCGTTCCGGTATTGGTCACATCCACGCTTACTTTCGCTGTTCCAGCCTGCATAATCTGCTGCGGCTCGACCTTCAAGTTGTCGAACTTGAACGAGGTGTAACTCAGCCCAAAGCCAAACGGAAACAGCGGCTGGCGCGTCGAAAACTCGTAGCTGCGATTCGCAGACGGCTTGTGGTTGTAGTAATCGGGCAGAGCACCTACGGTATGCGGGAAAGTGATTGGAAGCTTGCCACCGGGATTCGCATCGCCAAAGATAACGTCTGCCGCGGCGGTTCCGCCTTCCTCGCCAAGATAGAAGCCTTCCAGAATGGCTGGCACCTTTTCGGCAATGTAGTTGATGGAGAGCGGACGGCCATTCAGCAACAGGACTACCACCGGCTTACCCGTCTCGACGACCGCTTTGACAAGGTCGTTCTGGGCACCTAACAAGTCGAGCGAATCGCGATCGCCGCGGTGATCCTCAGACCATGCTTCGCGATTGGTGCTTTCGTTTTCGCCAACGACGACGATCGAAACATCAGCCTTCTTCGCCGCATCAACCGCAGCCTGAATGGAGGCAGTCTGCGTTTTTGGATCGACGAGTTGCACATCGTTGGCCCACCATCCGCGGAATCCCTGAGGGGCAGTCGTTATCTTGCAGCCTTCGGCGTACAGCACTTTTACCTTGTCGCCGACCTTGGCTTTGATGCCGTCCAATACGCTGACGCCGTAGCCGGGATCGCGGCTGTATCCGCCGAGATGCACATCGGCTGCGTTGGGCCCGATCACGGCAATCGACTTCATTTTCGTCATATCCAGCGGCAGCAGGTTTTTGTCATTCTTCAGAAGGACAATCACCTTGCGTGCGGCTTCAGCAGCCAGCTTCTTGTGTTCTGGGCTGTTGTTGATTTTCTCCGCGTAGTCGGGATCGACATAGGGATTGTCGAACAAGCCAAGTCTGAACTTAGCAGTGAGAACCCGCGCAACTGCGCGATCCACCTCGCTCTCCGATACCAGGCCTTGCTTCACCTGTTCCACGAGGCCGGGATAGATGGGCTCGTCCGAAATGTCAAAGTCGACACCGGCTGCTAACCCCACGCGGGCAGCTTCTGCCATGTCGTGTGCCACATGATGCGTGCCCATCAACATCTGCAAGCCGTTGTCGTCTGAAGACACGTAGCCATCGAAGTGCCACTCCTGCCGTAGCACTTTGTCGAGCAGCCAATGGTTTGCATGCGACGGCACGCCGTCAATCTCGTTGTAGGAGGCCATTACACTGCCGGCGCGGCCTTCCTGCACGGCAGCCTGAAAGGGAACGAGGTAATTTTCACGGATCACGCGCTCCGAAATATTGCCCGGCGCCGTATTCGTTCCGCCTTCCGGAACCCCGTGGACCGCAAAGTGCTTTGCTGTTGCCATCACGTGATGCCGGTCGATCATGTACGAATTGCCCTGCAATCCCTCGATTGCCGCGACGCCGATCCTACTTATCAAAAACGGATCTTCGCCATAGGTTTCCTCCGTCCGTCCCCACCGCGGTTCGCGCGCAAGATCGAGCACCGGCGAGAACACCTGTCCCGCACCGCGCGAACCCGCCTCGTCTCCTACTGCGTTGAACACTTTCCTTACAAGCGCTGGATCCCAGGTTGCGGCGAGACCGAGTGCCTGCGGAAAGCTGGTGCTGCCGTATTCCATGTAGCCGTGGAGTGCCTCTCCCGGAAAGATGATTGGGATCCCCAATCTCGTCTTTTCCAACTGGTAGCGCTGAACTGCGTTGCGGAGGATGGCGGCATTTCGCGGAGTGAGCTTGAAATCCGGAGTCCATTCTGCCGCGACCGTCTGGCGTGCAGTCTCCGTCGTAAAGGTTCCTGTGGGGTCAACCACCTGGACATTCTTCTGCCACGTCCAACTAAGCTGATTTACCTTTTCTTCCAGCGTCATGCGCGGCAGCAGATCGGCAACACGATCAGCGACTGGCAGCGCTGCATCCTTGTAACGGGGCGAGTCAGAACTTGCCGGAAGCTTCTCCTGCGCGCCGGCGACAAAAGCAAGAAAACCAAGGCCCAGCAGCAGGACCGAAAATGGCAACTTTGGAGAAAAGCGCGCGGAAATCTTCATTGTCTTTTGCAGGTGACTGCGATTCCTTTCACGGAGTACGGCGAGTCATTCTAATTGAACTACGCACTTCATGTATGTGCAGTTCAACCAATCGCGCGGCCCTGCCTTGAAACCCCTCAAATGCGGCCTAATGGCGTCCTGACCCTTCCCGTTGAGCGTTGTTGGCATCTAAAGCCCTAGACCGCAAATCAAGTGCCGTCTGTAAAATGAATCTATCAATTTAAAGGAACCTCGCAACGAGGCCAGAAAGCATCCATGCGCCGTGTCGCGCTGATCTACAACCCTGCTTCAGGACAGCACTCCGGGCGCCGCTCCTCCCACATTCAGAGCGCGCTTGCGGTTCTGCGCGATGCCGGAATCGACGCTGAGGCCCTGGAGACACACGCCCCTGGCAGCGGCAAGTCGCTGGCCCTCGCCGCGGTGCGTCAAGGTTACGACGCCGTTATCGCCTGCGGTGGTGATGGAACAGTACACGAGGTGCTGCAATCGCTGGTCGGGACAAACGTTGCGCTGGGGGTGATACCACTGGGTACAGCGAATGCATTGGCGCAAAATCTTGGTCTGGGGCGCCATCCCGTAAAGGCCATGCGCGCCCTTGTCAACGCGGAACCGGTTGAAATCCCGGTTGGCCGCATCCATTTTCGAGAGGAGAATGGCGCGCGCGGCTGGCGTTATTTCACAGTCGCCGCGGGTGTGGGTGCGGATGCTCTGCTTATGTCGAGCATGGACCCGGGCCTCAAGCGTCGTTTTGGTTACGCGCTTTACATGCTTGAGGCTTTCAAAATCTGGGCCTCTCATCCGTTTCCACTGTTCGACGCATCTTTTTCCATCGATGGCAATGCAGAGCCGCGCGTCGAGCAGGTCTCGCAACTTCTCGCGATCCGCATTCGATCATTTGGCGGAGCGCTGGGCGTGCTGGCTCCGGGCGCTACGCTGCATAAGAAGGACCTCAGTCTCGTCGCCTTCAAAACTCGAAGCAGGTTACAGTATCTTCGCTTTCTCCTTGCCACTCTTGTTGGACGCCAGACCTTCTCGCGCACAATTGAATTGCTCGACGCCGATGCCGTCGAATGCCGCGTGTTGAACGGATCAAAAAGCCGCGTGTTTGTAGAGGCAGATGGAGAAGTACTTGGTGTTCTGCCCGCTCGCATCGAACTGGCACGCGAAACACTCATTCTTCTAGTCCCTCCCCACGCCGAGCCGTAAGCATTTCCGCAACAGACTAAGTTCGCCGAAATCCTTCCCATTTGCATCGTCAATCCCCCGCCTGCAATCATCGCTGCGACGTATTTTCATTCGAGGCTTCAGCATGAAAAAATCTGCGATTCTTTTCTGCACCGCACTCACAGTCTTCATCGCAACTGCATGCACGCAAAAACCTGCATGGCAACCCGCGCCCGGCCACGTCACCCTGCCTCTCTGGCCCAACGGGGCACCCGGCGCGTCCTCGAACCCACAGCCTGAAATCGACACCACCAAGCTCACCGACAATCTGATCGCCGGTAAGTCGCTCGTTCGGCTGGGAAACGTTTCTAACCCAACGCTCACCGTTTACTCACCGAAGGGCGGCGCTGCGCTGCCGGCCGTCGTGGTGTTTCCCGGCGGCGGATATCAAATTCTCGCCATCGATCTTGAAGGTACTGAAGTCTGTGACTGGCTCAACTCGATCAACGTGGCATGCGTTCTGGTGAAGTACCGCGTACCCAATACCGGTCCCTTTCCAAAATCACCAGCAGCCCTGCAGGATGCGCAACGCGCGCTGGGTATGGTTCGTCAACACGCGGCAGAATGGCATATTGATCCCAACCGGGTAGGTGTTCTTGGCTTCTCCGCCGGCGCGCATCTCTCTGCTGCACTGAGCACTCATTTCGACAAGCGCCTCTACGATCCCATCGACGCTGCGGACCAGCTCAGTTGCCGTCCAGAATTTGCGTTCATCATCTACCCCGGATATCTCGCGAATGCGGCGCAAAACATGGCGCCCAATGCCGACATCAATCCCACCGAGAAAACTCCGCCAAGCTTCATCGTGCAGGCAGAAGATGATCCGGTGCACGTCGAAAATGCCACAGTCTATTTTCTGCAGCTCAAGGCCGCGAAGGTTCCGGCTGAATTGCACATCTACGCTGAAGGCGGCCATGGATACGGCCTGCGCCGCACCGAGTTGCCGGTGACAATGTGGCCGGATGCCGCCAAAACGTGGCTGCAAACAATCAAAGTGCTGCCGTCTGGTTCGCACCCCAAGGGTGGCAAATAGAATTATCCCGATGCTCTTTGGCGTACTCACAATTTCCGACCGCTGCTCGCAGGGCCTGATGACCGATACCGCAGGCCCCGCGGTCGTCGATTTGCTCCGCCAGCACTGGCCTGCAGCCCAGGTTGAAAATGCTCTCGTCCCGGATGACGAAGAAAAGATCGTGGCCCAGCTTCAACATTGGAGCGCACAGGGAGCGGCCCTGATTCTTACCGCAGGCGGAACCGGCATGAGCCTGCGGGATCGCACTCCCGAGGCGACTCTACGCGTTCTCGATCGTCTCGCACCCGGCCTCAGCGAGGCCATGCGCTCGCGCGGCGCCGAAAGCAATCCATTCTCGTGGCTATCCCGCGGAGTTGCCGGAATGCGTGGTTCGACTCTGATCGTCAATTTGCCCGGAAGCAAACGCGGCGCTGAAGAAAGCCTGACGTCGATCCTTGTTCTGCTGCGCCACGCGATTGAAGTAGCAGGTGGAAGTCAGAGTCATCCATAACGGAGATGCTCCCCAATTTCGTGCGGACTCTGACGCGCTTGCGCGTAGTCACCATTCTGCGCAATCGATTGCATAATGCGCCTTTCTGGTGTCCACAGGGGTTTAATCCTCTAAAATCGGTTTATCTGTGGGCGGACCAAGAAAAAATCCGAGTGCTTTTCGCACGACCGGAGCAAGTATTCGCGAGGTCGCCGGGGGTGCAGGCGTCTCCATCGCTACAGTCTCGCGCGTAGTAAACGGGATCTCTACCGTTGCTCCAGAACTTGCCGAGCGCGTGTGGCGTGTCATCCGGGAAGTGGGCTACGTACCCAACACGCAGGCGCGCGCGCTGGTTTCTGGCCGCAGTCACATGCTTGGCCTGGTAGTCTCGGAAATCACGAACCCTTTTTTCCCTGAACTGGTGCAGGAGTTTGAAAATCTTGCCGTAGAGCAGGGCTACGAGGTCTTCATTGGTTCAACAAACTACGAAGCCCCGCGCACCGAGGCGCTAATTCGACGCATGCTGCAACGCAGTGTCGACGGTGTCGCCATCATGACATTTGGTATCGAAGAGAAGCTGATTCAGAAACTGGTCGAGCGCGCTTTCCCTCTTGTATTCGTGGATGCCGGCCCTGACCTTCCCAATATTCGCGTCTTGAAAGTGAATTATGGCGAAGGGATTCGGGAGGCAGTGCAGCATCTGGCTGGGTTAGGCCATCGCCAGATAGCCTTTGTAAGCGGACCTCTGCAGATGCGCTCTGCGGTAGCTCGCCGCGATGCCTTCCTGAGTTCCATGAGCGAACTTGACCTCATCGTGCCACCCGAACATCTGGTTGAAGGCACGCACACGATGGAAGGTGGCATTAAGGCCGCCGATCATCTGCTCTCCCTGGCTACGCTTCCCACGGCCATTATGTGCTCCAACGACATGACTGCTATTGG
It encodes:
- a CDS encoding CIA30 family protein, with the translated sequence MKISARFSPKLPFSVLLLGLGFLAFVAGAQEKLPASSDSPRYKDAALPVADRVADLLPRMTLEEKVNQLSWTWQKNVQVVDPTGTFTTETARQTVAAEWTPDFKLTPRNAAILRNAVQRYQLEKTRLGIPIIFPGEALHGYMEYGSTSFPQALGLAATWDPALVRKVFNAVGDEAGSRGAGQVFSPVLDLAREPRWGRTEETYGEDPFLISRIGVAAIEGLQGNSYMIDRHHVMATAKHFAVHGVPEGGTNTAPGNISERVIRENYLVPFQAAVQEGRAGSVMASYNEIDGVPSHANHWLLDKVLRQEWHFDGYVSSDDNGLQMLMGTHHVAHDMAEAARVGLAAGVDFDISDEPIYPGLVEQVKQGLVSESEVDRAVARVLTAKFRLGLFDNPYVDPDYAEKINNSPEHKKLAAEAARKVIVLLKNDKNLLPLDMTKMKSIAVIGPNAADVHLGGYSRDPGYGVSVLDGIKAKVGDKVKVLYAEGCKITTAPQGFRGWWANDVQLVDPKTQTASIQAAVDAAKKADVSIVVVGENESTNREAWSEDHRGDRDSLDLLGAQNDLVKAVVETGKPVVVLLLNGRPLSINYIAEKVPAILEGFYLGEEGGTAAADVIFGDANPGGKLPITFPHTVGALPDYYNHKPSANRSYEFSTRQPLFPFGFGLSYTSFKFDNLKVEPQQIMQAGTAKVSVDVTNTGTREGDEVPEFYIHQRVASVTQPVMQLKGFERITLKPGEKRTVTFTVTPETLSIWNIDMHRVVEPGVFDMMVGPSSDKTSAVKLTVTGVNGETGKPAATAQVPAGSEANMVSNFDEGKVKAAYGMWIPANDTMNGGKSNSKLDVVEPGAANTKGALQVTGEVVPGGAFLFAGALFSPGAAPMKPANLSKKSGISFWAKGDGNTYTLLVLTEARNGQNGEAPAMTTFPAGPEWKQYTFPFSTFDTDGSDLSGIGFIRVMEPGKFQFQIDEVEIK
- a CDS encoding MogA/MoaB family molybdenum cofactor biosynthesis protein, translated to MLFGVLTISDRCSQGLMTDTAGPAVVDLLRQHWPAAQVENALVPDDEEKIVAQLQHWSAQGAALILTAGGTGMSLRDRTPEATLRVLDRLAPGLSEAMRSRGAESNPFSWLSRGVAGMRGSTLIVNLPGSKRGAEESLTSILVLLRHAIEVAGGSQSHP
- a CDS encoding LacI family DNA-binding transcriptional regulator, coding for MGGPRKNPSAFRTTGASIREVAGGAGVSIATVSRVVNGISTVAPELAERVWRVIREVGYVPNTQARALVSGRSHMLGLVVSEITNPFFPELVQEFENLAVEQGYEVFIGSTNYEAPRTEALIRRMLQRSVDGVAIMTFGIEEKLIQKLVERAFPLVFVDAGPDLPNIRVLKVNYGEGIREAVQHLAGLGHRQIAFVSGPLQMRSAVARRDAFLSSMSELDLIVPPEHLVEGTHTMEGGIKAADHLLSLATLPTAIMCSNDMTAIGVLHGLHRRTHPVPLDVSVVGFDDIHLAQFMLPPLTTIQMSCKQLATAAVQALRAGIEPNHPQAQQREWLISTQLVVRQSTANPRGGLPAPAKAKSATRRGAVKHS
- a CDS encoding alpha/beta hydrolase — protein: MKKSAILFCTALTVFIATACTQKPAWQPAPGHVTLPLWPNGAPGASSNPQPEIDTTKLTDNLIAGKSLVRLGNVSNPTLTVYSPKGGAALPAVVVFPGGGYQILAIDLEGTEVCDWLNSINVACVLVKYRVPNTGPFPKSPAALQDAQRALGMVRQHAAEWHIDPNRVGVLGFSAGAHLSAALSTHFDKRLYDPIDAADQLSCRPEFAFIIYPGYLANAAQNMAPNADINPTEKTPPSFIVQAEDDPVHVENATVYFLQLKAAKVPAELHIYAEGGHGYGLRRTELPVTMWPDAAKTWLQTIKVLPSGSHPKGGK
- a CDS encoding diacylglycerol kinase family protein produces the protein MRRVALIYNPASGQHSGRRSSHIQSALAVLRDAGIDAEALETHAPGSGKSLALAAVRQGYDAVIACGGDGTVHEVLQSLVGTNVALGVIPLGTANALAQNLGLGRHPVKAMRALVNAEPVEIPVGRIHFREENGARGWRYFTVAAGVGADALLMSSMDPGLKRRFGYALYMLEAFKIWASHPFPLFDASFSIDGNAEPRVEQVSQLLAIRIRSFGGALGVLAPGATLHKKDLSLVAFKTRSRLQYLRFLLATLVGRQTFSRTIELLDADAVECRVLNGSKSRVFVEADGEVLGVLPARIELARETLILLVPPHAEP